A part of Miscanthus floridulus cultivar M001 chromosome 6, ASM1932011v1, whole genome shotgun sequence genomic DNA contains:
- the LOC136460695 gene encoding uncharacterized protein, with translation MVSARALVPPNIFARDLRKPSINYTPAVEDGSPVKPVEGPEAPSAAEAPAVEPEVMEIEAEPPEADQGTDWRTPLLDYLTRGELPADRTEARRLARQAKTYVLYDHELYR, from the coding sequence ATGGTGTCGGCGAGGGCCCTGGTCCCCccaaacatcttcgccagagacctccgcaAACCTTCCATCAACTACACCCCGGCGGTGGAAGATGGCTCACCAGTCAAGCCCGtcgaagggcccgaggccccctctgccgccgagGCCCCCGCAGTCGAGCCTGAAGTCATGGAAATCGAagcagagcctcccgaggccgaccAGGGTACGGACTGGCGAACCCCGCTCCTTGATTACCTCACCCGGGGAGAGCTCCCTgcagacaggaccgaagcccgacggcttgcacgacaagccaaaacttacgtcctctacgACCACGAGTTGTACAGGTGA